One window from the genome of Bufo bufo chromosome 4, aBufBuf1.1, whole genome shotgun sequence encodes:
- the MSL2 gene encoding E3 ubiquitin-protein ligase MSL2, which yields MNPVNATSLFISASRLVLNYDPEDPQAAAEICRMLPFFRQALACCVCGNLLEDPVSPINSTCQHYVCKQCKGKKMMMKPSCSWCKDYDQFEENKQLGILVSCYKKLCEYITHTPLARDVLSTMECSADILAFLPEETVEESTPEEEQGRTSGPPSPLCPSHSPLPSNSELATEPEANLCPIPQDAPDLNSECTVANGLPNCNGLSSETDLAVNIPTPESPGPIDLCCTPVDIKTEDLSESLETVCDQVSTSDLCSAGLDICGYNDDLKSSDPLLLSVEEVLQSLETVSGSEVTDCDLQHALDTSVSNGTFLDICPQPLTHAVLLSDSHAPPLGVSCTAATLKMVKTNRKRSRSESDSEKVLPLPISSIILGPAIGSQTPFLLTRENRNFFQPIVTVPNGGSSSKISKTILLSNKTLKKNPEHMHKKTHPKSKPPLLKTKDKVKEKLSSNNVVPGSPTKTVYKKPPEKKGCKCGRATQNPSVLTCRGQRCPCYSNRKACLDCICRGCQNSYMANGEKKLEAFAVPEKALEQTRLTLGINVTSIAVRNASTSASVINVAGSPVATFLAASPHDDKSLDEAIDLRFDC from the coding sequence GAAATTTGCTTGAAGACCCTGTATCTCCAATCAATTCAACTTGTCAGCATTATGTGTGCAAGCAGTGCAAgggtaaaaagatgatgatgaaGCCTTCCTGCAGCTGGTGTAAGGACTACGACCAGTTTGAGGAGAATAAGCAGTTGGGCATCTTGGTGAGCTGCTACAAGAAGCTATGCGAGTACATCACACACACACCGCTGGCACGGGACGTATTAAGTACCATGGAGTGCTCGGCTGACATTTTGGCATTTCTTCCTGAGGAAACTGTGGAAGAATCTACACCCGAGGAAGAGCAGGGGAGAACTTCTGGGCCCCCCTCACCGCTGTGTCCTTCTCATTCTCCTTTACCCTCTAATTCAGAACTGGCAACTGAACCAGAAGCAAACCTCTGCCCCATCCCCCAAGACGCACCAGATCTCAATAGTGAGTGCACAGTTGCTAATGGTTTGCCCAACTGCAATGGACTATCGTCTGAAACtgatcttgctgtaaatatccctaCCCCTGAGAGCCCCGGCCCCATCGACCTTTGTTGCACACCTGTCGATATTAAAACAGAGGACCTGTCGGAGAGCCTAGAGACGGTCTGTGACCAGGTTTCCACAAGTGACTTATGTTCAGCTGGACTTGATATATGTGGTTATAACGATGATCTTAAAAGCAGTGATCCTCTGCTTCTTAGCGTCGAGGAAGTTCTCCAGAGCCTCGAAACGGTTTCCGGTTCCGAAGTCACGGACTGCGACCTGCAGCATGCTCTGGACACGTCCGTGTCAAATGGAACGTTTTTGGATATTTGCCCACAGCCGCTTACACATGCTGTCCTGTTGTCCGACAGCCACGCTCCCCCTCTTGGTGTCTCCTGTACAGCTGCAACCCTAAAAATGGTGAAAACTAACCGCAAGCGGTCTCGTTCAGAGAGTGACAGTGAGAAAGTCCTGCCACTGCCCATTTCCAGCATTATCCTCGGGCCGGCGATAGGTTCCCAGACTCCTTTTCTACTAACTCGGGAAAACAGAAACTTCTTTCAGCCTATTgttactgtccccaatgggggtaGCTCCTCCAAAATTAGCAAGACCATTCTTTTATCGAATAAAACCTTGAAGAAAAATCCGGAGCACATGCATAAGAAAACGCATCCGAAATCCAAGCCACCATTGCTGAAAACAAAGGACAAGGTAAAGGAGAAACTCTCCAGCAATAACGTGGTCCCCGGGAGCCCGACAAAAACTGTGTATAAAAAGCCACCTGAGAAGAAAGGCTGCAAATGTGGACGTGCTACTCAAAATCCAAGTGTTCTTACCTGTCGGGGCCAGCGATGTCCTTGCTATTCAAATCGGAAAGCGTGTCTGGACTGCATTTGCCGTGGCTGCCAAAACTCTTACATGGCAAATGGGGAGAAGAAGTTGGAGGCGTTTGCTGTGCcagagaaggctttagaacagacccGGCTCACTTTGGGCATTAACGTGACCAGCATTGCGGTACGCAATGCCAGCACGAGCGCCAGTGTCATTAATGTTGCGGGCTCTCCTGTAGCGACTTTTTTAGCTGCCAGTCCCCACGATGACAAAAGCTTAGATGAAGCGATAGACTTGAGATTTGACTGTTAA